The Xanthomonas sp. DAR 34887 genome has a segment encoding these proteins:
- a CDS encoding glutamate--cysteine ligase gives MSSPSHVAETLITDRNELVEVLASGEKPEAQWRIGTEHEKFGFRLDDLRPPTFDGERGIEALLTGLTRFGWEPVQEGGHTIALLRDGASVTLEPAGQLELSGAPLETIHDTCVEVGSHLNEVKQVADELRLGFLGMGFQPKWRRDEMPWMPKGRYQIMKNYMPKVGKLGLDMMTRTCTVQVNLDYASEADMIKKFRVSLALQPIATALFADSPFAEGKPNGYLSYRSHIWTDTDADRTGMLDFVFEDGFGYERYVDYLLDVPMYFSYRDGTYVDASGQSFRDFMQGKLPALPGALPTLRDWSDHMTTAFPEVRLKKYLEMRGADAGPWGRLCALSAYWVGLLYDDAALDAAWDLVKDFSLVERHALRDGVPKQALKLPFRSGTVQDLAAESVKIALNGLRRRARLNGDGQDESRFLEPLVEILHAGETAAERKLELYHGAWQGSVDPVFSEFAY, from the coding sequence TTGTCGAGCCCAAGCCACGTTGCCGAAACGCTGATCACCGACCGCAACGAACTGGTCGAGGTGCTGGCCTCCGGCGAAAAGCCCGAAGCGCAGTGGCGCATCGGCACCGAACACGAGAAGTTCGGCTTCCGCCTAGACGACCTGCGCCCGCCGACCTTCGACGGCGAGCGCGGCATCGAGGCCCTGCTCACCGGCCTGACCCGCTTCGGCTGGGAGCCGGTGCAAGAAGGCGGGCATACCATCGCGCTGCTGCGCGACGGCGCCTCGGTGACGCTGGAACCGGCCGGGCAACTGGAGCTGTCGGGCGCGCCGCTGGAAACCATCCACGACACCTGCGTGGAAGTGGGCAGCCACCTCAACGAGGTCAAGCAGGTCGCCGACGAACTGCGCCTGGGCTTCCTCGGCATGGGCTTCCAGCCGAAGTGGCGCCGCGACGAGATGCCGTGGATGCCCAAGGGCCGCTACCAGATCATGAAGAACTACATGCCCAAGGTCGGCAAGCTCGGCCTGGACATGATGACCCGCACCTGCACGGTGCAGGTCAACCTGGACTACGCCAGCGAAGCGGACATGATCAAGAAATTCCGCGTGTCGCTGGCGCTGCAGCCGATCGCCACCGCGCTGTTCGCCGACTCGCCGTTCGCCGAGGGCAAGCCTAACGGTTACCTCAGCTACCGCTCGCACATCTGGACCGACACCGACGCCGATCGCACCGGCATGCTCGACTTCGTGTTCGAAGACGGCTTCGGCTACGAGCGTTATGTCGACTACCTGCTCGACGTGCCGATGTACTTCTCCTATCGCGACGGCACCTACGTCGACGCCAGCGGGCAGAGCTTCCGCGATTTCATGCAGGGCAAGCTGCCGGCGTTGCCGGGCGCGCTGCCGACGCTGCGCGACTGGTCCGATCACATGACCACCGCGTTCCCGGAAGTGCGACTGAAGAAATACCTGGAAATGCGCGGCGCCGACGCCGGCCCGTGGGGTCGGCTGTGCGCGCTGTCGGCGTACTGGGTCGGCCTGCTGTACGACGATGCCGCGCTGGACGCGGCATGGGACCTGGTCAAGGATTTCAGCCTGGTCGAACGCCACGCGCTGCGCGACGGCGTGCCGAAGCAGGCGCTGAAGCTGCCGTTCCGCAGCGGCACCGTGCAGGACCTTGCCGCCGAGTCGGTGAAGATCGCCTTGAACGGCCTGCGCCGCCGCGCCCGTTTGAACGGCGATGGCCAGGACGAATCGCGCTTCCTGGAACCGCTGGTGGAGATCCTGCACGCCGGCGAGACCGCGGCCGAGCGCAAGCTGGAGCTGTATCACGGGGCTTGGCAGGGGAGTGTGGACCCGGTGTTTTCCGAGTTCGCTTACTGA
- a CDS encoding helix-turn-helix domain-containing protein, whose product MADTTSPDALLLARLASLADCTQAEGYACITARREHGARSVEIPQPQLAILLQGRKQVRTATQTLDFVPGDLFLVTRRCRIDVVNIPDPHSGLYLSVLVPLCEEALSAARVLWNEPLPAAGAELARLRAEEFGSTLLQWRQALQDGRYTEARLALAALVVALCRRGHGGLLLPPAPSVAARVRDLVVAQPQRAWRSRDIEDSLGLSGATLRRHLASEGTSLRDLLADARLAHAMQLLYTTRWPLKTVAAHAGYRSVRSFSQRFQQRYGLDPSSIGN is encoded by the coding sequence ATGGCCGACACCACTTCCCCCGACGCCTTGCTGCTGGCGCGCCTGGCCAGCCTGGCCGACTGTACGCAGGCCGAGGGCTATGCCTGCATCACCGCGCGTCGCGAACACGGCGCGCGCTCGGTGGAGATCCCGCAGCCGCAGCTGGCGATCCTGCTGCAGGGACGCAAGCAGGTGCGCACCGCCACGCAGACCCTGGACTTCGTGCCGGGCGACCTGTTCCTGGTGACGCGGCGCTGCCGCATCGATGTGGTCAACATCCCGGATCCGCACAGCGGCCTGTACCTGAGCGTGCTGGTGCCGTTGTGCGAGGAAGCGCTGAGCGCGGCGCGCGTGCTGTGGAACGAACCGCTTCCCGCCGCCGGCGCGGAGCTGGCACGCCTGCGCGCCGAGGAGTTCGGCAGCACCCTGCTGCAATGGCGGCAGGCGCTGCAGGACGGCCGGTACACCGAGGCGCGGCTGGCGCTGGCGGCCCTGGTGGTGGCGCTGTGCCGGCGCGGCCACGGCGGACTGCTGCTGCCGCCGGCGCCGAGCGTGGCCGCGCGGGTGCGCGACCTGGTCGTCGCGCAGCCGCAACGCGCCTGGCGTTCGCGCGACATCGAAGACAGCCTCGGTCTCAGCGGCGCGACCCTGCGCCGGCACCTAGCCAGCGAAGGAACCTCGTTGCGCGACCTGCTCGCCGATGCGCGCCTGGCGCATGCGATGCAGCTGCTCTACACCACGCGCTGGCCGCTGAAGACGGTCGCCGCGCACGCCGGCTACCGCTCGGTACGCAGCTTCAGCCAACGCTTCCAGCAACGCTACGGCCTGGACCCGTCCAGCATCGGCAACTGA
- a CDS encoding VOC family protein, translated as MKISTGTFVVDHMGFSVSSLDEAIEFWTEAMGFELVRTGEMGGDFLREVTGVDDPRCRMALVVSPAGFPIELLEYSTARTLGKTPASAGAIGAAHLAVTVTDIDVAVARIQAHGWHLKGSPRPIEAGPRAGTVVAYVSGPDGITIEVMQPPR; from the coding sequence ATGAAAATTAGCACTGGTACCTTCGTCGTCGACCACATGGGATTTTCCGTTTCATCGCTGGATGAGGCGATCGAGTTCTGGACTGAGGCCATGGGCTTCGAACTTGTCCGCACAGGCGAAATGGGCGGCGATTTCCTGCGCGAGGTGACGGGCGTCGACGATCCTCGTTGCCGCATGGCGCTGGTGGTATCGCCTGCCGGCTTTCCCATCGAACTGCTGGAATACTCGACAGCCCGCACGTTGGGCAAGACACCCGCAAGCGCTGGCGCGATCGGCGCGGCCCATCTTGCCGTCACCGTGACGGATATCGACGTGGCTGTCGCCAGGATCCAGGCGCACGGATGGCACTTGAAAGGATCTCCGCGGCCGATCGAGGCCGGGCCACGCGCGGGAACCGTCGTTGCCTATGTCAGCGGGCCCGACGGGATCACCATCGAGGTCATGCAACCTCCCAGGTAA
- a CDS encoding DUF1287 domain-containing protein, whose amino-acid sequence MPKLRALFCISICTALLATSCKPQHDQAAPAPQPSTSDDEPTRSTGQKNLPAHVRTIIAASRARMSLGEIYDPAYYTIAYPGGDVANDRGVCTDVVIRAYRHLGIDFQQLIHEDMQQNFSAYPQRWGSKSPDKNIDHRRVPNIETFLARKGASLPISHRAVDYRPGDLVTWRLTGGLPHIGIVSDRHAPGSDRPLILHNIGAGTAADDIIFAYPIAGHFRYYPDGT is encoded by the coding sequence ATGCCCAAACTTCGTGCACTTTTCTGTATCAGTATCTGCACTGCGTTGCTTGCCACTTCATGCAAGCCGCAGCACGACCAGGCGGCGCCCGCTCCGCAGCCATCTACTTCCGATGATGAGCCCACTCGCTCTACGGGTCAGAAAAATTTGCCTGCCCATGTCCGCACGATCATTGCAGCCAGTCGGGCGCGGATGTCTCTGGGAGAGATCTACGATCCGGCCTACTACACCATCGCCTACCCGGGCGGTGATGTTGCCAATGATCGTGGCGTTTGCACTGATGTCGTCATTCGAGCCTACAGGCATCTCGGCATCGATTTCCAGCAATTGATTCATGAGGACATGCAGCAGAATTTTTCTGCGTATCCGCAGCGCTGGGGGAGTAAATCGCCCGACAAGAACATCGACCACCGGCGGGTACCCAACATCGAAACGTTCCTGGCCCGCAAGGGTGCATCGCTGCCGATCAGTCATCGTGCCGTGGACTACCGCCCCGGCGATTTGGTGACGTGGCGGCTGACAGGTGGGTTGCCCCATATCGGCATCGTCTCCGATCGCCATGCGCCAGGAAGCGATCGCCCGCTGATACTCCACAACATCGGTGCCGGTACTGCCGCAGACGACATTATTTTTGCTTATCCGATCGCCGGTCATTTCCGCTACTACCCGGACGGTACCTAG
- a CDS encoding ATP-binding protein, which produces MSAPRQRGRRGVSIFVRTFLLLLAALLTAQLIGIALLVLRTPVYEMPVHPPEVIALLTTKMPAGTQTLKVHDSAKAPLPARGQIRDHFAEFMLTNWLDVAPERVRFYRSSDEKLPNMDFPPEELARLRARSGPPGDARFPHDGPPPFDDPGAPPPAPFGAEADARRQPPPNDADSAPFGDAMRAAGSRWRKRGFAPESPLLGGFTAALQQPDGHWRSVVSPPRRFSTAFKTQVALLFVAGLLAMLPLAWWFSRALAAPIKRFAEAADRLGRNPDAEPLQRSGPSEIVQAADSFNAMQSRLNRLINERTHMVAAIAHDLRTPLARLAFRLEGLQPPLRDKTIADIDEMKAMISAALDFIHNDSRRGTRAPLDFRLLVESVVDDASDTGADVSFVAGQAITLDGDSLSLRRMVMNLLENALKYGKRARLQLHRDGPDCVLWIDDDGPGIDPAQHEQLFLPFFRGENSRNRDTGGIGLGLSVAHSIVLAHGGEITLTNRPEGGLRVCVELPCQVPAG; this is translated from the coding sequence CGCCGCGGCGTCTCGATCTTCGTCCGCACCTTCCTGCTGCTGCTGGCCGCCCTGCTGACCGCGCAACTGATCGGCATCGCCCTGCTGGTGCTGCGCACGCCGGTCTACGAAATGCCGGTGCATCCGCCGGAAGTGATCGCGCTGCTGACCACCAAGATGCCGGCCGGCACGCAGACCCTCAAGGTGCACGACTCGGCGAAGGCGCCGCTGCCTGCGCGCGGACAGATCCGCGACCATTTCGCGGAATTCATGCTGACCAACTGGCTGGACGTGGCGCCGGAGCGGGTGCGTTTCTATCGCAGCAGCGACGAAAAGCTTCCCAACATGGATTTCCCGCCGGAAGAACTGGCGCGCTTGCGGGCGCGTTCCGGACCGCCCGGCGACGCGCGGTTCCCTCATGACGGGCCGCCGCCGTTCGACGATCCCGGCGCGCCGCCGCCCGCGCCATTCGGCGCCGAAGCCGATGCACGGCGGCAACCCCCGCCGAACGACGCCGATAGCGCGCCATTCGGCGATGCGATGCGCGCGGCGGGCTCGCGCTGGCGCAAGCGCGGCTTCGCTCCCGAATCCCCGCTCCTGGGCGGCTTCACTGCCGCACTTCAGCAACCGGACGGCCATTGGCGCAGCGTGGTGTCGCCGCCGCGGCGTTTCTCCACCGCATTCAAGACCCAGGTCGCGCTGCTGTTCGTCGCCGGCCTGCTGGCGATGCTGCCGCTGGCGTGGTGGTTCTCGCGCGCATTGGCCGCGCCGATCAAGCGCTTCGCCGAAGCCGCCGACCGGCTCGGCCGCAATCCCGACGCGGAGCCGCTGCAGCGCAGCGGTCCCAGCGAAATCGTGCAGGCCGCCGACTCGTTCAACGCCATGCAGTCGCGCCTGAACCGCCTGATCAACGAGCGCACGCACATGGTCGCGGCGATCGCCCACGACCTGCGCACCCCGCTGGCGCGCCTGGCGTTCCGCCTGGAAGGCCTGCAGCCGCCGCTGCGCGACAAGACCATCGCCGACATCGACGAGATGAAGGCGATGATCTCCGCCGCGCTGGACTTCATCCACAACGACAGCCGCCGCGGCACCCGCGCACCGCTGGATTTCCGCTTACTGGTGGAAAGCGTGGTCGACGACGCCAGCGACACCGGCGCCGACGTGAGCTTCGTCGCCGGCCAGGCCATCACCCTCGATGGCGATTCGTTGTCGCTGCGGCGCATGGTGATGAACTTGCTCGAGAACGCACTGAAGTATGGCAAGCGCGCGCGCCTGCAACTGCATCGCGACGGTCCCGACTGCGTGCTGTGGATCGACGACGACGGCCCCGGCATCGACCCGGCCCAGCACGAACAGCTGTTCCTTCCGTTCTTCCGCGGCGAGAACTCGCGCAACCGCGACACCGGCGGCATCGGCCTGGGCCTGTCGGTCGCCCACAGCATCGTGCTCGCCCATGGCGGCGAGATCACCCTGACCAACCGCCCCGAAGGCGGGTTGCGGGTGTGCGTGGAGCTGCCGTGCCAGGTGCCTGCGGGTTGA
- a CDS encoding helix-turn-helix domain-containing protein, whose translation MITHKFRLKRGWSQQQLADISGISLRTIQRLEAGAKPSLETLRSLAAVFEVSIEDLGEPDMTAAEHRIPSQEVMAMKQVSQLREFYHHIVVYVVVCAAVVAVLLLLSPEHWWAGLLLGLVWGADLSIHALRTFLLGGAWERRQVERWLGRPL comes from the coding sequence ATGATCACGCATAAATTTCGGCTCAAGAGAGGTTGGTCCCAGCAGCAGCTGGCCGACATCAGCGGAATCAGCCTGCGCACGATTCAGCGTCTGGAGGCCGGCGCCAAGCCGAGCCTGGAAACACTCAGGTCCCTGGCCGCGGTTTTCGAAGTGTCCATCGAAGACCTGGGAGAACCGGACATGACGGCCGCGGAACACCGGATCCCATCGCAGGAGGTGATGGCCATGAAGCAGGTCAGCCAGCTGCGAGAGTTCTATCACCACATCGTGGTCTACGTCGTCGTATGCGCGGCCGTCGTCGCCGTTCTCCTGTTGCTGTCCCCCGAACACTGGTGGGCCGGGCTGCTGTTGGGGCTGGTCTGGGGCGCTGACCTATCGATCCACGCGCTCAGGACATTTTTGCTGGGCGGTGCGTGGGAGCGGCGCCAGGTCGAGCGATGGCTCGGCCGACCCTTGTAA
- a CDS encoding DUF7668 domain-containing protein encodes MSDKSGQQPIPTHWRQTFREVVKAFAADDYRPEIPGVEPLSADTATQVQHYIRDYGATLVALPEETWGSSVCMWAGDHWEALIDLWTQEEGRSDLVLHAKVTDEPRFSVRVHLVYVP; translated from the coding sequence ATGAGCGATAAGAGCGGGCAGCAGCCAATTCCAACTCATTGGCGGCAGACGTTTCGCGAGGTGGTGAAAGCATTTGCGGCCGACGACTACCGTCCTGAGATTCCTGGAGTCGAACCTCTCTCGGCTGATACGGCAACTCAAGTCCAACACTACATCCGAGACTATGGCGCCACGTTGGTAGCCCTGCCGGAGGAGACTTGGGGATCCTCCGTCTGCATGTGGGCCGGCGACCACTGGGAAGCCCTGATTGACCTGTGGACACAAGAGGAAGGGCGGAGCGATCTGGTGCTCCATGCTAAGGTAACCGACGAGCCTAGATTCTCGGTTAGAGTGCATCTGGTCTATGTGCCGTAA
- a CDS encoding VIT1/CCC1 transporter family protein, with protein sequence MRPAHSELHRADRAGWLRAAVLGANDGILSVAGLVVGVASSGAPAPVVLATGIAGLVAGAMSMAAGEYVSVQSQVDTERADLAIERRELREDPHSELEELAGIYRQRGLDAALARQVAEQLTAHDALGAHARDELGITETLRARPLQAALASAAAFCCGAALPILAALLAPAERQVWVTVAATLLGLSLTGALAARAGGASGLRGAVRVVFWGAAAMLATGAVGRLFGVHV encoded by the coding sequence ATGCGCCCCGCCCATTCCGAACTGCATCGCGCCGATCGTGCCGGCTGGCTGCGTGCCGCGGTGCTGGGCGCCAACGACGGCATCCTGTCGGTGGCCGGGCTGGTGGTCGGCGTGGCCAGCAGCGGCGCGCCGGCGCCAGTGGTGCTGGCGACCGGCATCGCCGGCCTGGTGGCCGGTGCGATGTCGATGGCCGCGGGCGAATATGTTTCGGTGCAGTCGCAGGTGGACACCGAGCGCGCGGACCTGGCGATCGAGCGCCGCGAACTGCGCGAGGACCCGCACAGCGAACTGGAAGAACTGGCCGGCATCTACCGCCAACGCGGGCTGGACGCGGCGCTGGCGCGCCAGGTCGCCGAGCAGTTGACCGCGCACGATGCGCTGGGCGCGCATGCGCGCGACGAACTGGGCATCACCGAGACCCTGCGCGCGCGGCCGCTGCAGGCCGCGCTGGCGTCGGCGGCCGCGTTCTGCTGCGGCGCGGCACTGCCGATCCTGGCCGCGTTGCTGGCGCCGGCCGAGCGCCAGGTGTGGGTGACGGTCGCAGCGACGCTGCTCGGGCTGTCGCTGACCGGCGCCTTGGCGGCACGCGCCGGCGGCGCCTCCGGGCTGCGCGGCGCGGTGCGCGTGGTGTTCTGGGGCGCGGCGGCGATGCTCGCCACCGGCGCGGTCGGGCGCCTGTTCGGCGTGCACGTCTGA